A genomic stretch from Odocoileus virginianus isolate 20LAN1187 ecotype Illinois chromosome 25, Ovbor_1.2, whole genome shotgun sequence includes:
- the LOC110146846 gene encoding heterogeneous nuclear ribonucleoprotein A1-like → MSKSESPKEPEQLRKLFIGGLSFETTDESLRSHFEQWGTLTDCVVMRDPNTKRSRGVRFVTYATVEEVDAAMNARPHKVDGRVVEPKRAVSREDSQRPGAHLTVKKIFVGGIKEDTEEHHLRDYFEQYGKIEVIEIMTDRGSGKKRGFAFVTFDDHDSVDKIVIQKYHTVNGHNCEVRKALSKQEMASASSSQRGRSGSGNFGGGRGGGFGGNDNFGRGGNFSGRGGFGGSRGGGGYGGSGDGYNGFGNDGSNFGGGGSYNDFGNYNNQSSNFGPMKGGNFGGRSSGPYGGGGQYFAKPRNQGGYGGSSSSSSYGSGRRF, encoded by the coding sequence GAGAGTCTGAGGAGCCATTTTGAGCAATGGGGAACTCTCACAGACTGTGTGGTAATGAGGGATCCAAACACCAAGCGCTCCAGAGGCGTCAGGTTTGTCACATACGCCACGGTGGAGGAGGTGGATGCGGCCATGAATGCAAGGCCACACAAGGTGGACGGAAGAGTTGTGGAACCAAAGAGGGCCGTGTCAAGAGAAGATTCTCAAAGACCTGGTGCCCACTTAActgtgaaaaagatttttgttggtggcattaaagaagacactgaagaacaTCACCTGAGAGATTATTTTGAACAGTATGGGAAAATTGAAGTAATTGAAATCATGACTGACCGAGGCAGTGGCAAAAAGAGAGGGTTTGCTTTTGTAACCTTTGATGACCATGACTCTGTAGACAAGATTGTCATTCAGAAATACCACACTGTGAATGGCCACAACTGTGAAGTGAGAAAAGCCCTGTCTAAGCAAGAAatggctagtgcttcatccagccagagaGGTCGAAGTGGTTCTGGAAACTTTGGTGGTGGTCGTGGAGGTGGTTTTGGTGGGAATGACAACTTTGGTCGTGGAGGAAACTTCAGTGGTCGAGGTGGCTTTGGTGGCAGCCGTGGTGGTGGCGGATAtggtggcagtggggatggaTATAATGGATTTGGTAATGACGGAAGCAATTTTGGAGGTGGCGGAAGCTACAATGATTTTGGCAATTACAACAATCAATCTTCAAATTTTGGACCCATGAAAGGAGGAAACTTTGGAGGCAGAAGTTCTGGCCCCTATGGTGGTGGAGGCCAATACTTTGCCAAACCACGAAACCAAGGTGGCTATGGtggttccagcagcagcagcagctatggcagtggcagaaggttttaa